A window of Pirellula sp. SH-Sr6A contains these coding sequences:
- the hisE gene encoding phosphoribosyl-ATP diphosphatase — MADDILDRLMQQLHQRVHDLPEGSYTTKLVRGGIPKIAEKILEESHEVIEAAGEPGDDGKAHTVREAADVIYHLWVLLATRGIDVDSIRNELLRREGTSGLEEKRRRSESQS; from the coding sequence ATGGCTGATGACATCCTCGACCGTTTGATGCAGCAATTGCATCAGCGCGTCCATGATCTACCCGAAGGATCGTACACCACCAAACTGGTTCGAGGAGGAATTCCCAAAATAGCCGAGAAAATCCTCGAGGAGTCCCATGAGGTCATCGAGGCAGCCGGCGAACCTGGCGACGACGGGAAAGCTCATACGGTTCGCGAGGCGGCCGATGTGATCTATCACTTGTGGGTCCTCCTTGCGACCCGAGGGATTGATGTCGATTCCATACGCAATGAGTTGTTGCGTCGCGAGGGAACATCGGGTTTGGAAGAGAAAAGACGCCGTTCGGAGAGCCAATCATGA
- the mntR gene encoding manganese-binding transcriptional regulator MntR: MRKPSTRSSPTKNQHESVRKDHAIETAQDYVEAIDDLIAEKGECRLVEIARRFAVSHVTANRTVARLKRDGFVQSEPYGPISLTASGRRMAIESRRRHEIVLRFLKTLGVREETAVLDAEGMEHHVSEETLQAMERYVQRETETAEETNSSGKNPVAVNTKPRRRG, from the coding sequence ATGCGAAAACCTTCGACGCGATCGTCCCCTACCAAGAATCAGCATGAAAGCGTGCGCAAAGATCACGCAATCGAAACCGCGCAGGACTATGTGGAGGCGATCGATGATCTGATCGCCGAAAAAGGGGAATGCCGCCTCGTCGAAATCGCGCGTCGCTTCGCGGTGAGCCATGTCACCGCCAACCGTACTGTCGCGCGCTTAAAACGGGATGGCTTTGTCCAAAGCGAACCCTATGGACCGATCTCCTTGACCGCCTCGGGACGGAGGATGGCAATCGAATCCCGCCGCCGCCATGAGATCGTGCTCCGGTTCCTGAAAACACTCGGGGTTCGCGAAGAAACGGCTGTTCTCGACGCGGAGGGGATGGAGCACCATGTCAGCGAAGAAACGCTCCAAGCCATGGAGCGATACGTCCAGCGGGAAACAGAAACAGCCGAGGAGACAAACTCCTCTGGCAAGAACCCCGTCGCCGTGAACACCAAACCGCGCCGAAGAGGATGA
- the miaA gene encoding tRNA (adenosine(37)-N6)-dimethylallyltransferase MiaA has protein sequence MMPGIAESRLSDWLRPPLEDAIYLTGPTASGKSRLAIEVARLTNAEILSVDSMAVYREMDIGTAKPTADARKEVPHHLIDLVDPTDDYSVSQFVIDAHEKAKEIRSRGRRVLLVGGTPLYLKSLFCGMFLGPQADWDFRRQVEEDVAIHGLDALRARLEQADPLSAHKILPNDLRRMTRALEVVRATGVPLSHWQSQFERIQMPNSCRAYVLAWDRSVMHQRVNQRVEEMFSQGLLDEVRSLVERHGQLGRTASQAVGYKEPIEFLNGTIDEAMMVDRVKAHTRQFVRRQEIWFRSMPNLTKLPLESEDDLLGLAHRIAEDVRAA, from the coding sequence ATGATGCCAGGAATTGCGGAATCACGATTGAGCGACTGGTTGCGGCCCCCCCTGGAAGATGCCATCTACCTGACCGGCCCCACCGCTTCGGGAAAGAGCCGATTGGCAATCGAAGTCGCTCGCTTGACCAATGCAGAAATCCTCTCGGTCGACTCGATGGCCGTCTACCGCGAAATGGATATCGGTACCGCGAAACCGACCGCGGATGCCCGAAAAGAAGTTCCCCACCATCTGATCGATCTCGTCGACCCAACGGACGATTACAGCGTCTCGCAATTTGTCATCGATGCTCACGAAAAAGCAAAGGAAATTCGATCTCGCGGTAGGCGTGTCCTGCTGGTCGGAGGGACTCCCCTCTACCTGAAGTCATTGTTTTGTGGCATGTTCCTCGGCCCCCAAGCAGACTGGGATTTTCGCCGCCAAGTCGAAGAGGATGTCGCTATCCATGGGCTTGACGCTCTCCGCGCTCGACTCGAACAGGCCGACCCCCTTTCGGCCCACAAAATTCTCCCCAATGACCTGAGGCGGATGACTCGCGCGCTCGAAGTCGTGCGGGCTACCGGCGTGCCTCTCAGTCACTGGCAGTCGCAATTCGAACGAATCCAAATGCCCAATAGCTGTCGCGCCTATGTGCTGGCTTGGGACCGAAGCGTGATGCATCAGCGAGTGAATCAACGCGTTGAGGAGATGTTCTCCCAAGGCCTGCTGGACGAAGTCCGGTCGCTGGTCGAACGACATGGGCAACTCGGTAGAACCGCCTCCCAAGCCGTAGGCTACAAAGAACCAATCGAATTCCTCAACGGAACGATCGATGAAGCCATGATGGTTGATCGTGTGAAAGCTCACACCAGGCAATTTGTCCGCCGACAAGAGATTTGGTTCCGGTCCATGCCTAACTTGACCAAGCTCCCGCTCGAGTCCGAGGACGACCTCCTAGGCCTTGCTCACCGAATCGCCGAAGACGTCAGGGCCGCGTAA
- the hisG gene encoding ATP phosphoribosyltransferase — MSFATNNLRIGVPSKGRLSELATELLLQAGLNFRRQDRSLFARVHSLPVDITFLRTDDIPTLCAEGAIDLGITGSDLVEEAGADLNVRMALGVGRCRLSVCVPIQSDIHTPSDMKGKRIATSFPNTTARFLEQHDAPVHLVKLNGSVEIMISLGVADAVVDLVETGSTLAANNLRILTDIGNYETVLVQSPACRDLATADRIVRRLEGVVIARDYSLLEYNVPTEKLSDAEKVTPGFTSPTVTALEDRGWFAVRAMVKSKEVIGIMEKLEALGAKAILETAINNCRL, encoded by the coding sequence ATGAGTTTTGCGACCAACAATCTTCGCATTGGCGTCCCCAGCAAGGGGCGTTTGAGCGAGCTCGCAACCGAGTTGTTGCTTCAGGCGGGATTGAATTTTCGCCGCCAAGATCGCTCCCTTTTCGCCCGCGTTCATTCCTTGCCCGTCGACATTACATTCCTTCGGACGGACGACATTCCAACGCTGTGCGCCGAGGGTGCGATCGATTTAGGGATCACAGGGAGCGATTTGGTTGAAGAGGCGGGAGCGGATTTGAACGTGCGCATGGCGCTCGGAGTCGGGCGATGCCGACTGTCGGTTTGCGTACCCATTCAATCGGATATTCACACGCCGTCGGACATGAAGGGAAAGCGTATCGCGACCAGCTTCCCGAACACCACCGCTCGTTTTTTGGAACAACACGATGCACCCGTACATTTGGTAAAGCTGAATGGCTCGGTGGAAATCATGATTTCATTGGGCGTCGCCGATGCCGTGGTCGACTTGGTCGAAACAGGAAGCACCTTAGCGGCGAACAACCTTCGCATCCTAACCGACATTGGGAACTACGAAACGGTTTTGGTGCAAAGTCCCGCTTGCCGTGACCTAGCAACAGCGGACCGGATTGTACGACGTCTGGAGGGGGTTGTGATTGCCCGCGACTACTCGTTGTTGGAGTACAACGTTCCCACCGAGAAGTTGAGCGACGCGGAAAAGGTAACTCCGGGCTTCACATCGCCAACTGTCACGGCGCTCGAGGATCGGGGTTGGTTTGCGGTCCGGGCGATGGTGAAGAGCAAAGAGGTAATCGGGATCATGGAGAAGCTGGAGGCGTTGGGCGCCAAGGCGATTTTAGAGACCGCGATCAACAACTGCCGCCTGTAA